A region from the Lolium perenne isolate Kyuss_39 chromosome 4, Kyuss_2.0, whole genome shotgun sequence genome encodes:
- the LOC127291804 gene encoding probable acyl-activating enzyme 16, chloroplastic isoform X2 codes for MAALRSPLPLLLQRPAAAAPPLRRRPLLLASSARPRHAPRFVPRCSAGAAPPPPSTLESSPRGKCSPLLESALLPGGSELAVHEWKAVPDIWRTAAEKYSDRVALVDPYHDPPSELTYKQLEQQILDFSHGLRAVGVAPDEKVALFADNSCRWLVADQGIMATGAINVVRGTRSSDEELFQIYNHSESIALVVDSPQFFNRLAESFISRINARFIVLLWGDKSSLNSKAVKDMPVYDYNDITELGKENRNALHHSPEQGHDGAFEAITPEDVATLIYTSGTGGTPKGVMLTHRNLLHQINNLWDVVPAVPGDRFLSMLPPWHAYERSTEYFIFTHGIQQVYTTVKYLKADLQQYQPHYIISVPLVYETLYSSIQRQISSSSTFRKTVALALIKISLLYMEAKKIYEGTVLSNNPVEPSFITYMVNCLRARIVAAILWPLHNLAKMLVYKKIHSSVGISKAGISGGGSLPMHVDKFFEAIGIKVQNGYGLTETSPVVAARRPLCNVLGTVGLPIKHTEIKIVDIETGEVLPDGSKGIVKIKGLPVMKGYYKNPSATNKAVDQDGWFNTGDIGWIAPRCATGPSRNCGGMLVLEGRAKDTIVLTTGENVEPAELEEAASRSNLIDQIMVIGQDRRRLGAIIVPNNDEVLAAAKRKSGLDGSTGVAKDMVKNLVYDELRTCMAGCSFQIGPILVVEEPFTIDNGLMTPTMKIRRDKVVAKYQGEIDALYK; via the exons CTAGAGAGCTCACCTCGCGGAAAGTGCTCGCCTTTGCTTGAGAGTGCTCTATTGCCTGGTGGAAGTGAATTGGCTGTGCATGAATGGAAGGCGGTTCCAGATATCTGGAGGACAGCAGCAGAAAAGTACTCTGACCGCGTAGCCTTGGTTGATCCTTATCACGACCCTCCTTCCGAATTGACTTATAAGCAG CTTGAACAGCAAATATTGGATTTTTCTCATGGTCTGAGGGCCGTTGGTGTTGCTCCTGATGAAAAGGTGGCTCTTTTTGCTGACAACTCATGTCGATGGCTTGTTGCTGATCAAG GAATCATGGCTACTGGTGCTATCAATGTTGTTAGAGGAACAAGGTCTTCAGATGAAGAACTGTTCCAAATATACAATCACTCAGAAAG TATTGCACTTGTTGTGGACAGTCCTCAATTCTTTAACCGGCTTGCAGAATCTTTCATTTCAAGGATTAATGCAAGATTTATTGTGCTACTTTGGGGTGATAAGTCATCCCTAAATAGTAAAGCTGTGAAGGACATGCCAGTTTATGACTACAATGATATCACTGAACTTGGAAAAGAAAACCGTAATGCATTGCATCACTCTCCCGAGCAAG GTCATGATGGTGCCTTTGAAGCCATTACTCCAGAAGATGTTGCGACTCTAATATATACTAGTGGAACAGGTGGTACACCAAAAGGCGTGATGCTTACCCACCGAAATCTCCTGCATCAG ATAAATAACTTGTGGGACGTTGTTCCAGCAGTACCTGGTGACAGGTTTCTAAGCATGCTTCCACCGTGGCATGCGTATGAGCGTTCTACCGAGTACTTCATTTTTACTCATGGAATTCAACAAGTTTACACTACTGTGAAATACCTGAAG GCAGATTTGCAGCAGTACCAACCTCATTATATTATCTCAGTACCGCTGGTCTATGAAACTCTGTACAG TTCAATTCAAAGGCAAATATCTTCCAGTTCCACTTTTCGAAAGACTGTTGCCCTTGCACTAATCAAGATAAGTTTGCTATATATGGAGGCAAAGAAGATATATGAG GGAACAGTCTTATCAAATAATCCTGTTGAACCATCATTTATTACCTACATGGTCAATTGTCTACGGGCAAGAATTGTTGCGGCTATTTTGTGGCCTTTGCATAATCTCGCAAAGATGTTAGTCTACAAGAAAATCCATTCTTCAGTCGGAATTTCAAAG GCTGGTATTAGTGGTGGTGGAAGTCTCCCGATGCATGTCGACAAGTTTTTTGAG GCAATTGGTATCAAAGTGCAAAATGGTTACGGTCTAACAGAGACTTCCCCTGTTGTAGCTGCTAGACGACCATTGTGTAAT GTTCTTGGCACAGTTGGTCTCCCAATAAAGCATACAGAAATCAAGATTGTGGACATAGAGACTGGTGAGGTGCTCCCAGATGGTTCAAAGGGGATTGTGAAGATTAAAGGACTACCAGTAATGAAGGGATATTATAAG AATCCATCTGCTACAAATAAAGCTGTGGATCAAGATGGTTGGTTCAACACTGGAGATATAGGTTGGATTGCACCTCGCTGTGCCACAGGGCCTAGTCGAAATTGTGGAGGGATGCTTGTTCTTGAAGGGCGTGCTAAGGATACGATAGTTCTCACTACAG GTGAAAACGTTGAACCTGCTGAGCTCGAGGAAGCAGCAAGCAGGAGTAACTTGATTGATCAGATAATGGTCATTGGGCAG GACCGACGACGCCTTGGTGCTATTATTGTTCCCAATAATGATGAAGTTCTAGCTGCAGCAAAAAGAAAGTCGGGCCTTGATGGGAGTACCGGAGTAGCCAAAGATATGGTCAAGAACTTGGTATATGATGAGCTGAGAACTTG CATGGCGGGTTGCTCGTTCCAGATCGGCCCTATCCTTGTTGTCGAGGAACCATTCACG ATCGACAATGGTTTGATGACACCTACCATGAAAATAAGAAGGGACAAAGTGGTAGCCAAATACCAGGGAGAGATTGACGCCTTGTACAAGTGA
- the LOC127291804 gene encoding probable acyl-activating enzyme 16, chloroplastic isoform X1, translated as MAALRSPLPLLLQRPAAAAPPLRRRPLLLASSARPRHAPRFVPRCSAGAAPPPPSTVSPSLESSPRGKCSPLLESALLPGGSELAVHEWKAVPDIWRTAAEKYSDRVALVDPYHDPPSELTYKQLEQQILDFSHGLRAVGVAPDEKVALFADNSCRWLVADQGIMATGAINVVRGTRSSDEELFQIYNHSESIALVVDSPQFFNRLAESFISRINARFIVLLWGDKSSLNSKAVKDMPVYDYNDITELGKENRNALHHSPEQGHDGAFEAITPEDVATLIYTSGTGGTPKGVMLTHRNLLHQINNLWDVVPAVPGDRFLSMLPPWHAYERSTEYFIFTHGIQQVYTTVKYLKADLQQYQPHYIISVPLVYETLYSSIQRQISSSSTFRKTVALALIKISLLYMEAKKIYEGTVLSNNPVEPSFITYMVNCLRARIVAAILWPLHNLAKMLVYKKIHSSVGISKAGISGGGSLPMHVDKFFEAIGIKVQNGYGLTETSPVVAARRPLCNVLGTVGLPIKHTEIKIVDIETGEVLPDGSKGIVKIKGLPVMKGYYKNPSATNKAVDQDGWFNTGDIGWIAPRCATGPSRNCGGMLVLEGRAKDTIVLTTGENVEPAELEEAASRSNLIDQIMVIGQDRRRLGAIIVPNNDEVLAAAKRKSGLDGSTGVAKDMVKNLVYDELRTCMAGCSFQIGPILVVEEPFTIDNGLMTPTMKIRRDKVVAKYQGEIDALYK; from the exons CTAGAGAGCTCACCTCGCGGAAAGTGCTCGCCTTTGCTTGAGAGTGCTCTATTGCCTGGTGGAAGTGAATTGGCTGTGCATGAATGGAAGGCGGTTCCAGATATCTGGAGGACAGCAGCAGAAAAGTACTCTGACCGCGTAGCCTTGGTTGATCCTTATCACGACCCTCCTTCCGAATTGACTTATAAGCAG CTTGAACAGCAAATATTGGATTTTTCTCATGGTCTGAGGGCCGTTGGTGTTGCTCCTGATGAAAAGGTGGCTCTTTTTGCTGACAACTCATGTCGATGGCTTGTTGCTGATCAAG GAATCATGGCTACTGGTGCTATCAATGTTGTTAGAGGAACAAGGTCTTCAGATGAAGAACTGTTCCAAATATACAATCACTCAGAAAG TATTGCACTTGTTGTGGACAGTCCTCAATTCTTTAACCGGCTTGCAGAATCTTTCATTTCAAGGATTAATGCAAGATTTATTGTGCTACTTTGGGGTGATAAGTCATCCCTAAATAGTAAAGCTGTGAAGGACATGCCAGTTTATGACTACAATGATATCACTGAACTTGGAAAAGAAAACCGTAATGCATTGCATCACTCTCCCGAGCAAG GTCATGATGGTGCCTTTGAAGCCATTACTCCAGAAGATGTTGCGACTCTAATATATACTAGTGGAACAGGTGGTACACCAAAAGGCGTGATGCTTACCCACCGAAATCTCCTGCATCAG ATAAATAACTTGTGGGACGTTGTTCCAGCAGTACCTGGTGACAGGTTTCTAAGCATGCTTCCACCGTGGCATGCGTATGAGCGTTCTACCGAGTACTTCATTTTTACTCATGGAATTCAACAAGTTTACACTACTGTGAAATACCTGAAG GCAGATTTGCAGCAGTACCAACCTCATTATATTATCTCAGTACCGCTGGTCTATGAAACTCTGTACAG TTCAATTCAAAGGCAAATATCTTCCAGTTCCACTTTTCGAAAGACTGTTGCCCTTGCACTAATCAAGATAAGTTTGCTATATATGGAGGCAAAGAAGATATATGAG GGAACAGTCTTATCAAATAATCCTGTTGAACCATCATTTATTACCTACATGGTCAATTGTCTACGGGCAAGAATTGTTGCGGCTATTTTGTGGCCTTTGCATAATCTCGCAAAGATGTTAGTCTACAAGAAAATCCATTCTTCAGTCGGAATTTCAAAG GCTGGTATTAGTGGTGGTGGAAGTCTCCCGATGCATGTCGACAAGTTTTTTGAG GCAATTGGTATCAAAGTGCAAAATGGTTACGGTCTAACAGAGACTTCCCCTGTTGTAGCTGCTAGACGACCATTGTGTAAT GTTCTTGGCACAGTTGGTCTCCCAATAAAGCATACAGAAATCAAGATTGTGGACATAGAGACTGGTGAGGTGCTCCCAGATGGTTCAAAGGGGATTGTGAAGATTAAAGGACTACCAGTAATGAAGGGATATTATAAG AATCCATCTGCTACAAATAAAGCTGTGGATCAAGATGGTTGGTTCAACACTGGAGATATAGGTTGGATTGCACCTCGCTGTGCCACAGGGCCTAGTCGAAATTGTGGAGGGATGCTTGTTCTTGAAGGGCGTGCTAAGGATACGATAGTTCTCACTACAG GTGAAAACGTTGAACCTGCTGAGCTCGAGGAAGCAGCAAGCAGGAGTAACTTGATTGATCAGATAATGGTCATTGGGCAG GACCGACGACGCCTTGGTGCTATTATTGTTCCCAATAATGATGAAGTTCTAGCTGCAGCAAAAAGAAAGTCGGGCCTTGATGGGAGTACCGGAGTAGCCAAAGATATGGTCAAGAACTTGGTATATGATGAGCTGAGAACTTG CATGGCGGGTTGCTCGTTCCAGATCGGCCCTATCCTTGTTGTCGAGGAACCATTCACG ATCGACAATGGTTTGATGACACCTACCATGAAAATAAGAAGGGACAAAGTGGTAGCCAAATACCAGGGAGAGATTGACGCCTTGTACAAGTGA